In a genomic window of Punica granatum isolate Tunisia-2019 chromosome 6, ASM765513v2, whole genome shotgun sequence:
- the LOC116211073 gene encoding E3 ubiquitin-protein ligase SDIR1-like: MSFAFRGSRADIESGFPGFIHERPSVRIHAHRPVNSNSLAFLVTVLLLFMVLNSHQISSNFLLWLVVGVFLMATSLRMYATCQQLQAQARAHAAAASGLLNHTELRVHMPPSIAFATRGRLQGLRLQLALLDREFDDLDYDALRALDSDNASTVPSMSEEEINALPVHKYKATGSKSDNSSRQQVASSSCSSEVMQDNKVADGSANSSEDDLTCTICLEQVNKGELVRSLPCLHLFHTNCIDPWLRQQGTCPVCKFKMGSWQENRDSESDASDMV, encoded by the exons ATGAGCTTTGCATTCCGAGGAAGTAGGGCCGACATAGAAAGTGGATTTCCAGGATTTATCCATGAGCGGCCTTCAGTG CGGATTCATGCACATCGGCCAGTTAATTCCAACTCTCTGGCATTTCTCGTTACGG TTCTTTTGCTGTTCATGGTCTTGAACTCTCACCAGATATCGTCGAACTTCCTG CTCTGGCTTGTTGTCGGCGTCTTTCTGATGGCCACTAGCCTTAGGATGTATGCTACTTGCCAACAACTTCAAGCTCAAGCTCGAGCTCATGCGGCTGCTGCCAGTGGCCTCCTCAATCATACTGAGTTGCGTGTGCACATGCCGCCATCGATAGCATTTGCCACAAGAGGAAGGTTGCAAGGATTGAGACTCCAGCTTGCACTACTTGATCGTGAATTTGATGATTTAG ACTATGATGCTCTGAGAGCTTTGGATTCGGACAATGCATCTACAGTTCCTTCGATGAGTGAGGAGGAGATAAACGCTTTGCCTGTTCACAAATACAAGGCCACTGGCTCTAAAAG TGACAACTCATCGAGGCAACAGGTGGCATCTTCTTCATGCTCCTCTGAG GTGATGCAAGACAACAAAGTGGCCGACGGAAGCGCAAACTCTTCAGAAGATGACCTGACGTGCACCATTTGCTTGGAGCAAGTGAACAAGGGCGAGCTGGTCCGTAGCTTGCCATGCTTGCACCTG TTCCATACAAATTGCATCGATCCATGGCTTCGACAACAGGGGACGTGTCCTGTATGCAAGTTTAAGATGGGATCATGGCAGGAAAACAGGGACAGTGAATCGGATGCATCAGACATGGTCTGA
- the LOC116211825 gene encoding E3 ubiquitin-protein ligase RDUF2-like has product MTSLTATYWCYRCARFVSAWTQSDSVSCPYCNSGFIEQLPPDADADADASSSPEPFPDSPTPHPRFPPSAMAMLGVAHADDHPNRTTDSRVRRRRTPAAGDRSPFNPVIVLRGPTSDSDSESNTFELYYDDGTGTGLRPLPATMSDFLMGSGFDRLLEQLAQLEITGFGRPENPPASKAAIESMPRIEIGSDHIGSELHCAVCKDAFELGAEAREMPCKHVYHSDCILPWLSMRNSCPVCRHELPADPSPVNSSNQAGDEEPVGLTIWRLPGGGFAVGRFRRGGDRELPGVYTEMDGGFGRSNGTPRNVSWGLSSRTRERSGFGRIFRNLFSFLGRSRLSNESSDSGSIRRSRSIGGFRRRRNRTWVLEH; this is encoded by the coding sequence ATGACATCCTTAACGGCGACGTACTGGTGCTACCGGTGCGCCCGCTTCGTCAGCGCCTGGACCCAGAGCGACTCCGTCTCCTGCCCCTACTGCAACTCCGGTTTCATCGAACAGCTCCCTCCAGATGCCGATGCCGATGCCGACGCAAGCTCCTCCCCGGAGCCCTTCCCCGATAGCCCCACCCCTCATCCGAGATTCCCCCCCTCCGCCATGGCCATGCTTGGAGTCGCCCACGCTGATGATCACCCCAACCGCACTACCGACTCCCGGGTCCGTCGCCGGCGCACCCCCGCCGCCGGCGACAGGTCCCCGTTCAACCCTGTCATCGTCCTCCGGGGGCCTACCTCCGACAGCGACAGCGAAAGCAACACCTTTGAGCTGTACTACGACGATGGCACTGGCACAGGGCTCCGGCCGCTGCCTGCCACCATGTCGGACTTCCTCATGGGGTCCGGGTTCGACCGTCTGCTGGAGCAActcgcgcagctggagatcactGGATTCGGGCGGCCCGAGAACCCGCCTGCCTCGAAGGCGGCCATCGAGTCGATGCCGAGGATCGAGATCGGTTCAGACCACATCGGATCGGAACTGCACTGTGCCGTCTGCAAGGACGCATTCGAGCTCGGAGCGGAGGCCCGAGAGATGCCGTGCAAGCACGTGTACCACTCCGACTGCATCCTCCCGTGGCTCTCGATGCGGAACTCCTGCCCAGTCTGCCGCCACGAGCTGCCTGCGGACCCGAGCCCCGTCAACAGTTCCAATCAAGCCGGGGACGAGGAGCCGGTCGGGCTGACGATATGGAGACTGCCGGGAGGTGGGTTCGCTGTGGGGAGGTTCAGGAGAGGTGGAGATAGGGAGCTGCCCGGTGTATACACGGAGATGGATGGCGGTTTCGGCAGGTCGAATGGGACTCCGAGGAACGTCTCATGGGGTTTGAGCAGTCGAACGCGAGAGAGAAGCGGGTTTGGGAGGATATTCCGGAACCTTTTTTCCTTCCTGGGGAGGTCTAGACTGTCTAATGAATCATCGGATTCGGGATCGATTCGGAGAAGCCGGAGCATCGGTGGATTccggaggaggaggaacagAACTTGGGTTCTGGAGCATTAG